A single genomic interval of Colius striatus isolate bColStr4 chromosome 9, bColStr4.1.hap1, whole genome shotgun sequence harbors:
- the KCNMB1 gene encoding calcium-activated potassium channel subunit beta-1 yields the protein MLGKKLVTAQKRGETRALCLGLGMVACSMMMYFFIGITIVPFYTKSVWTTETVCKVLKANIKDKVLCPNSEASEDEDIFPYPCLQVWVNLTASGQEVMLYQTEDTLERNPKCSYVPDKSENSKEVKARIETIASNFKKYQIFPCYYDPGGTQTNVILSRLYPPKGLLFAFLWPTLMFTGGCLIIVLVKMSQYFSVLSAWQ from the exons ATGTTGGGAAAAAAGTTGGTGACCGCACAGAAGCGAGGAGAGACAAGAGCCCTGTGCCTGGGACTGGGAATGGTCGCGTGCTCCATGATGATGTACTTCTTCATTGGGATCACCATTGTGCCTTTCTACACTAAAAG tgTTTGGACAACAGAAACTGTGTGCAAAGTACTCAAGGCCAACATCAAGGACAAAGTTCTCTGCCCAAACAGTGAAGCCTCAGAGGATGAGGATATCTTTCCTTACCCCTGTCTACAGGTGTGGGTTAATCTGACAGCCTCAGGACAAGAAGTTATGCTGTATCAGACTGAAGATACACTGGAAAGAAATCCTAAG TGCTCATATGTCCCAGACAAGTCGGAGAACTCAAAAGAAGTTAAAGCACGAATAGAAACAATTGCAAGCAATTTCAAGAAATACCAGATTTTCCCATGCTACTATGATCCTGGAGGAACACAGACCAATGTCATTTTAAGCAGGCTTTATCCTCCAAAAGGCctcctctttgctttcctttggcCTACGCTCATGTTTACTGGAGGATGTCTGATTATTGTTCTGGTAAAAATGAGtcagtatttttctgttctttctgcttGGCAGTAG